The window GCGACCGGGTCGTGGTCGTCTGCGCGGGCGGCGGCGGCGTCCCCGTCATCCGCGACGAGCACGGCCGCCTGTCCGGCGTCGAGGCGGTGGTCGACAAGGATCTGACCGCGTCGGTGCTGGCCGAGGCGCTGGAGTGCGACGCGTTCCTCATCCTCACCGACGTGCCGCGGGTCATGCGCGACTTCGGCACGCCCCGGCAGGGCGAGATCGCCCACACCACGCCGCACGAGCTGCGCGCCCTCGACTTCCCGGCCGGGTCCATGGGGCCGAAGGTCGACGCGGTGTGCCGGTTCGTCGAGACGACCGGCGACATGGCGGCCATCGGCCGGCTGGACCAGGCCGAACACATCCTGGAGGGCTCCGCCGGCACCATCGTCACCCCCAACGCCCGCTGGCCCCTCACGAGCACGCTGTAGCACCCGCTGCCCATCTGGGAGGTCCTCGTGTCACTGGCTCAACGGCTTATGCGGACCAAGCCGGCCGACCTGATCGTGGCCGAGGGCGGCCGGGGCGAAGGCGGGGAGCTGCGCCGCACGATGTCGCTGTGGCAGCTCACGTTGTTCAGCGTCGGCGCCACGCTCGGCACCGGCATCTTCGTCATCCTCGGCCAGGCGGTGCCCAAGGCGGGGCCCGCGGTGATCGTGGCGTTCCTGCTGGCCGCCGTCACCGCGCTGTTCTCCGCGCTGTCGTACGCCGAACTGGCCGGGACGATCCCGGTGTCCGGCTCCTCCTACTCCTACGCCTACGCGACGCTCGGCGAGCTGGTCGCCTGGGTCGCCGGCTGGTGTCTCATGCTGGAGTACGCCGTGTCGGTCGCCGCGGTGGCCGTCGGCTGGGGCCAGTACCTCAACTCGTTCCTGCGGAGCCTGTTCGGCTGGGAGCTGCCCGCGGCGATCATCGGCTCGCCCGGCCAGGACGGCGGCGTGGTCAACCTCATGGCGATCCTCATCGTCGTGCTGGCCACCTGGCTGCTGCTGCGCGGCGCCTCGGAGAGCGCCACGGCCAACGTCGTGTTCGTGCTCATCAAGGTGGTGGTGCTGCTGTTCTTCTGCGTGGTGGCCTTCACGGCCCTGCGGGCCGGGAACTTCACGCCGTTCGCGCCGATGGGCGTCGCCGGCATCACCGCGGCGGCCTCCCAGGTGTTCTTCTCCTACATCGGCTTCGACGCCGCCTCCACCGCCGGCGAGGAGGCGAAGAACCCCAAGCGGGACCTGCCGCTGGCGATCATGCTGTCGCTGGCGATCGTGACCGTCCTGTACGTGCTCGTCGCGATGGCGGCCGTCGGCGCGATGCCGTGGAGCGACTTCGACCCGGAGAGCACCGAGGCCGGCCTCGCGCAGATCGCCGACCTGGCCACCGGCTCGACGTGGGCGGGGCTCATCGTCTCCTTCGGTGCGTCCATCGCCATCGCCAGCGTCGTGCTGACCGTCATGTACGGCCAGACCCGCATCCTGTTCGCCATGTCGCGCGACGGGCTGATCCCGCGGGTGTTCCAGAAGGTGAACCCGCGCCGCCAGGTGCCCGTGGCCAACACGCTCATCGTGGCGGCGTTCATCTCGGTACTGGCCGGGCTGGTGCCGCTCGGGCAGCTCGCCGAGGCCACCAGCATCGGCACGCTGTTCGCGTTCGCCATCGTCAACGTCGGCGTCCTGGTGCTGCGCCACCGCCGGCCCGACCTGCCGCGCAGCTTCCGCACCCCGCTGTTCCCCGCCACACCGGTGCTCGGCGCCATCATGTGCGGCGTGGTGATGGCCGGGCTCGCCGGGGTGACCTGGGTGGCGTTCGGGCTGTGGATGCTGCTGGGGTTCGCCTGCTACTTCCTGTACGGCTACCGCAACTCGCGGCTGAACGCCGAGGTGGTCTGACCATGAGGTTCGACAACGTCCTGACCGGGTTCATCGCCGAGCCGCGGGGCCGTGACGGGCTCCTGCTGGCCGCCCTGCTCGCCCGCCAGGCCGGCGGCCATCTCACGGTGGCGACCGTGCAGCCGCCCGCCTGGTCCGCCCCCGGCCCCGCCCGCGCCGAGGAGAGCGCCTGGCGCGCCTACCTGGACGAGCAGGCCGAGGCGACCCTGGCCAAGGCGCGCGAGCTGGCCGACGAACTGGCGGGCGGCGACGTCGACTATGTCGTCCACTCCCACAAGGGCAGCGGGCGCGGGCTGGTGGAGCTGGCGCGCAAGCTCGACGCCGACGTCGTCGTGATCGGCTCGGCGTCGGGCGGCGGCAAGGGGCGCATCTCGGTCGGCAGCACCGCCGACCAGCTCCTGCACGCCTCGTCGGTGCCCGTGCTGCTGGCCCCCCGCGGTTACGCCGACGCTCCGCCCGAGGCGTTCGAGCGGATCACGCTCGCCTATCGGCGCGGCCCGCGCGCCGAGGCCGCCGTCGCCTCCGCCGCGCAGGCCGCCGTCCGGCTGGACGTGCCGCTGCGGCTGATGACGCTGCTGGTCAGCAGTGGCCGCCGGGTCAAGGTCGAGGAGGACATGCTCGAACGGCTGCGCGACCTGGCCTCGGCCGACCTCGCCGCCGCCGCCGAGGGGCACCGGCGCCGCGTCCCGGTGGAGGTGGAGGTGCCGGAGGGCCGCACCGTCGCCCAGGCCCTCGCAGCGGCCTCCTGGCTGCCCGGCGAGCTGCTCGTCTGCGCGTCGAGCGGGAGCGGGCCGCTGCGGCGGGTCTTCCTCGGGGACACCTCCGTAAAGATCGTCCGCGCCGCCACCCGTCCCGTGATGATCCTCACTCGTCAGCAGTGAAACATCCGGCAAACTATGACGAACTGCCGTTATTTGTGGGACATGTGGGGCTTTTGCGGCGTAGTCTCCCGGATCGGATTCGGCATCTTTTTTCCAATCAGCTTGACCTTGGGCGTCCTCCCCTTTACCGTCACTGTGCGTAACCAGCACCGCGCGGCGAATTGGGGTAAACCCATGGCCACCGCCACCGATGGAGCCTCGCACGGCACCAGACCCCCGGTGGCTCGGGCATTCGCCGCAAGGGAGCACAATCTACTGAGAGCAACACATAGAGAGCCGGGGGGCCACACGATGCCGTCTGAGTACGCAAAGTCGCTGGGTGCACGACTGCGCGCCATCCGCACCCAGCAGGGTCTGTCCCTGCACGGGGTCGAGGAGAAGTCGCGCGGCAGGTGGAAGGCCGTCGTCGTGGGCTCGTACGAGCGTGGCGACCGCGCGGTCACAGTGCAGAAGCTTGCCGAGCTTGCCGACTTCTACGGGGTTCCCGTCTCCGAGCTGCTGCCCGGCGGCGCCGCGCCCAGCCCGCTCGGGCCCACGCCGAAGCTTGTGATCGACCTGGAGCGGCTGGCGACGCTGCCGAAGGAGAAGGCGGGCGCCCTGGCCCGCTACGCCGCCACGATCCAGAGCCAGCGTGGCGACTACAACGGCAAGGTGTTGTCGATCCGCCAGGAGGACCTGCGCTCCCTGGCCGTGATCTACGACAAGTCGCCGAGCGAGCTGACCGAGGAGCTCATCAGCTGGGGCGTCCTCGACGCCGAGGCCCGCCGGGCCGTCGAGTCGTTCTGACGGACACCGTGGCTCCCAGGAGCCGACCGGGTCTCTCGAGGGGCGCGCCACCGCACGGGCGCGCCCCTCACCCATGCCCGGCCCTTCGTCGGCGCTGCGACGCGTGAGGCACGGCCGTCGAGGGCGACGATGAGCCCGAGGCGGCGGCAGCGGCAGCGGCAGCGGCAGCGGCAGCGGCAGCGGCAGCGGCAGCGGCAGCGGCAGCGGCAGCGGCAGCGGCAGCGGCAGCGGCAGCGGCAGGATGATCACACAGGTCGCCCCGCCACTCCGGTGAGGACACCCGCCCCCGAGCGACCGGAAAGCGGCAGGACGGCCCGGTCGGTGGACCCGGCGGCCCGGCCGGTGAACCCGGAGGCCCGGGCAGTGGACCCGGGGGCCGCCCGGCCGAGAACGGCGAGCCTGCCCTCGGGCGGGCCTGCGCGGTCGGGGCGAGGTCAGCCGGCCAGGGGGACGGTGACCGGGAGCTGGGGCTGGGTGGGGACGCCGAGGAGGCTCTCCACGGCGATGACGAACTTCTCCGCCTCGGTCAGCAGCTCGTCGGCGTCGGCGGCCGAGACGGAACGGACCATGCCGGCCTCGGCCCTGGCCCGCTTGGCGGCGCTCACGGCGAAGTAGGCGGCCCACTCCGCGAGCTGGGGCTCAACCTCGGGCAGGAGCTCCCACGCGCTGCGCAGGCGGCGCCTGCGGCCTTCCATGGGGCGTGGACGGGCGGCCAGGACCGCGGCCGCGGCGCGCAGCGCGGCCAGGTGCGCCGCCACATATCGGGATGCCGGGGTGCGAGCCGTCGTCGCCTCCGCCAGGCAGGAACGTGAATCCGTCAGGTGCGCCCGAACAGCAGGCGACAGCCCGGGACCCTGCGGGTCTCTAGACC is drawn from Nonomuraea muscovyensis and contains these coding sequences:
- a CDS encoding SAV_6107 family HEPN domain-containing protein; the protein is MAPRSRDPQGPGLSPAVRAHLTDSRSCLAEATTARTPASRYVAAHLAALRAAAAVLAARPRPMEGRRRRLRSAWELLPEVEPQLAEWAAYFAVSAAKRARAEAGMVRSVSAADADELLTEAEKFVIAVESLLGVPTQPQLPVTVPLAG
- a CDS encoding amino acid permease — its product is MRTKPADLIVAEGGRGEGGELRRTMSLWQLTLFSVGATLGTGIFVILGQAVPKAGPAVIVAFLLAAVTALFSALSYAELAGTIPVSGSSYSYAYATLGELVAWVAGWCLMLEYAVSVAAVAVGWGQYLNSFLRSLFGWELPAAIIGSPGQDGGVVNLMAILIVVLATWLLLRGASESATANVVFVLIKVVVLLFFCVVAFTALRAGNFTPFAPMGVAGITAAASQVFFSYIGFDAASTAGEEAKNPKRDLPLAIMLSLAIVTVLYVLVAMAAVGAMPWSDFDPESTEAGLAQIADLATGSTWAGLIVSFGASIAIASVVLTVMYGQTRILFAMSRDGLIPRVFQKVNPRRQVPVANTLIVAAFISVLAGLVPLGQLAEATSIGTLFAFAIVNVGVLVLRHRRPDLPRSFRTPLFPATPVLGAIMCGVVMAGLAGVTWVAFGLWMLLGFACYFLYGYRNSRLNAEVV
- the bldD gene encoding transcriptional regulator BldD encodes the protein MPSEYAKSLGARLRAIRTQQGLSLHGVEEKSRGRWKAVVVGSYERGDRAVTVQKLAELADFYGVPVSELLPGGAAPSPLGPTPKLVIDLERLATLPKEKAGALARYAATIQSQRGDYNGKVLSIRQEDLRSLAVIYDKSPSELTEELISWGVLDAEARRAVESF
- a CDS encoding universal stress protein; the encoded protein is MRFDNVLTGFIAEPRGRDGLLLAALLARQAGGHLTVATVQPPAWSAPGPARAEESAWRAYLDEQAEATLAKARELADELAGGDVDYVVHSHKGSGRGLVELARKLDADVVVIGSASGGGKGRISVGSTADQLLHASSVPVLLAPRGYADAPPEAFERITLAYRRGPRAEAAVASAAQAAVRLDVPLRLMTLLVSSGRRVKVEEDMLERLRDLASADLAAAAEGHRRRVPVEVEVPEGRTVAQALAAASWLPGELLVCASSGSGPLRRVFLGDTSVKIVRAATRPVMILTRQQ